The DNA window GGAAGACAAATCCGCGCCGCCTCAGACCTGAGCGCGACGCGTCGGGGCAGGCCGCGATCGCCTCCCCGACGATGCCGCGACCGGCTCCGTGCCGGCCGCGGCACAGGCCCCGGCCGTGGGATTGGCCGCGGTTCGGCGCAGCTCGCCGCCGCTCGCCGCATTTGGCGCTTCCGGCCTGTCACCCCGCTCTGCTAAGTTGACGCCATGTCCGTAGGCGTCCTTCTCATCACTCACACCGGTATCGGCAGCGCGCTCGTCGCGGTGGCCAACCGTTTGCTCAATCCCCTGCCGCTGCGCACCGAGGCCTTCGAAGTGCCGTTCGACGCCGATCTGGACGCGCTGCTGCCGCAGGCCAGTGCGGCCCTGCGCCGGGTCGACGACGGCGATGGCGTGCTGGTGCTGACCGACTTGTACGGCGCTTCGCCGAGCAACCTGGCTGCGCGCGTGGCCCACCTCGGCACGCCGGTGCGGCGGGTCTCGGCCTTGAACCTGCCGATGTTGCTGCGGGTGATGAACTACGCCGAACTCGAACTCGACCAACTGCCGGTGATCGCCGCCGCCGGCGCCCGCAACGGCGTCATCCAGGACGATGCCTGACCGCATGACGCACCCCGCATTTCCGCTTACGACATCCCCCGTTTCGAACATCGCGTTGACCATTGCCTGAGGACCCCGACATGATCGAACGCGAACTCACCGTTTCCAATCGTCTCGGCCTGCACGCCCGCGCCACCGCCAAGCTGGTGCAGGTGCTGTCGGCCTTCCGCAGCAACGCCACGCTCACCGCCAAGGGCCGCGAGGTCAACGCCAAGAGCATCATGGGCGTGATGCTCTTGGCCGCCGGGCAAGGCACTCCGGTCAAATTGCGGGTCGAGGGCGAGGACGAAGCCCACGCGGCCGACGCCGTGATCGCCCTGTTCGACCGCCGTTTCGACGAAGACAGCTGAGGAGGCGCGGATGCGGCAGGAATTCCAGGGTCACGGCGCCTCCCGCGGCAGCGCGCTCGGCCGCGCCCGGGTCCGCCTGCCGCACGCGCTGGAAGTCGCCGAAGAACGCATCGCTCAACACCAGGTCGAGGCCGAGCTGGGCCGGCTGCACGCCGCGATCGACAGCGTGCGCCAGGAAATGCACGCCCTGCGCGAGCGCCTGCACGGCGCCCTGGCCCACGAGGTCGGCGAATTCCTCGATCTGCACACCCTGCTGCTCGACGACCCCGAGCTGCTGCAGGGCCTGGACGAACTGATCCGCACCGGCCATTACGCCGCCGACTACGCTCTGCGCCTGCAGCGCGACCGCATCGCCTCGGTGTTCGAGGCGATGGACGACGCCTATTTCCGCAGCCGCGTGGACGACATCGACCAGGTGATCGGGCGCATCCACGCCGCCCTGCACCGGCGCGACCACGACACCCAGGGCGTGGCCGGCGAGATCCTGGTCACCGACAACGTCGCCCCGGCCGAACTGGCGCAACTGCAGGCGCAGGGGGTGATGGCGATCGTGACCGCGGCCGGCAGCGCGCTCTCGCACAGCGCGATCCTGGCCCGCAGCCTGCATCTGCCGCTGGTGGTCGGCGCCGCCCAGGCCCTGCTGAAGATCAACGACGGCGATGCGCTGGTGGTCGACGGCAACACCGGCGCGGTGATCCTGGAGCCCGATGCCGCCGATCTGCGCGCGCACCGCGCGCGGGTGCGCGAGCTGGCGCGCGAGCGCAAGCAGTTGCACCGCCTGCGGCGCGAACCCACCCGCACCACCGACGGGGTCGACATCAAGCTCTACGCCAACGCCGAATCGCGCGACGACGTGGCCGAGGCGCACGCGCTGGGCGCGGCCGGGGTCGGCCTGTACCGCACCGAGTTCCTGTTCCTGCAGCGCAACGAGCTGCCCGACGAGGACGAGCAGTTCCGCGCCTACCGCGATGTGGTCCTGGGCATGACCGGCCGCAGCGTCACCATCCGCACCCTCGACCTGGGCGCGGACAAGGCCGACAAGACCGGCCTGGCCTTGCGCGACGAGCCCAACCCGGCCCTGGGCGTGCGCGGCGTGCGCCTGTCGATGGCGCGCGACGGCCTGCTCGAGACCCAGTTGCGCGCGATCCTGCGCGCCTCCGGCTACGGCCCGGTGCGGGTGCTGGTACCGATGATCAGCTGCGCCGAGGAAATCCGCACCGTGCGCCGGTTGATGCAGCAGGTCGCCGCCGACCTGCGCAAGCAAGGCCACGAGGTCGCCGACAAGATTCCGCTCGGCGCGATGATCGAAGTGCCGGCCGCGGCGATCGCCCTGCCCGGCTTCATCCATGCCGTCGACTTCCTGTCGATCGGCACCAACGACCTGGTCCAGTACCTGCTCGCCGTCGACCGCAACAACGAAGCGCTCGGCAACTTGTACACGCCGCTGCACCCGGCGGTGCTGCGGGTGATCCGCGACGTGATCCGGTTGGCCCGCGCGCGCGGCAAGCCGGTCGCGGTATGCGGCGAAATGGCCGGCGATGCCGCCTTCGCGCCGCTGCTGCTGGCATTGGGGCTGGAGGAATTCAGCCTGCACCCGGCGACCTTGCTGGAAGTGCGCCGCGCGATCCGCGGCCTGCATCTGGACAGCCTGCGCAAGCGCGCACCGGCGCTGATGCGCGCACGCGACCGCGCCGGCATCGAGGCCTGGCTGAACGCCTGAGCGCCGCGGCCGCTCCGGCCCGACGCGCCTTGCCGCGGCCGCGCGCTCGACGGCGGACGGCGGACGGCGGACGGCAGAGACTGGACCGCGGCCCGATCCGGGCTGGGCTTTATCGGCACGAGGGGCGATAATCCACGCATGAACGTCTGACTTTCGCCGGCTTCGTGGCCGCGTCCGTCACCTGCGAGGAAGTACCGCATGGCCGAAGCCGTCCGCCACGACAAGACCGCGCGTCAGCTGCGCCTGCTGTCCGATGCGCTCGACAGCGGCCGCCTCGGACCGGTGCGCCGCCTGGTCAACACCTTGTCGCCGGCCGAGATCGGCAACCTGCTCGAATCGCTGCCCCCCGGCAAGCGCGTGGTGGTGTGGGGCCTGGTCGACCCCGAGGACGACGGCGAGGTGCTGGTCCACGTCGGCGACGAAGTGCGCGAAAGCCTGCTCGCGGACATGGACACCGACGAGATCGTCGCCGCGGTCGAAGACCTCGACATCGACGACCTCGCCGACCTGGTCGAAGACCTGCCCGACACGGTCATCGACGAAGTCCTCAAGTCGATGGACCGTGAGAACCGCGAGCGCCTGGAGCAGGTGCTGTCCTACCCGGAGGACACCGCCGGCCGCCTGATGAACCCCGACGTGGTGACGGTGCGCGCCGACACCACCATCGAGGTGGTGCTGCGCTACCTGCGCCTGCGCGGCGAATTGCCCGAGCACACCGATCACCTGTACGTGGTCAGCCGCCGCCACCAGTACCTGGGCCGGATCGCCCTGGCCGCGCTGCTGACCCACGAGCCCGGCACGCCGATCAACAAGCTGGTCGACGACGAGCAGCCCGCGATCGACGTCGGCGAGACCGCCGGCGAAGTCGCGCGTCAGTTCTCCGACCACGACTGGATCAGCGCGCCGGTGGTCGACGACAACAACATCCTGCTCGGCCGCATCACCATCGACGACGTGGTCGACATCATCCGCGAAGAGGCCGAACACCAGGCCCTGAGCGCGGCAGGTCTGGACGAGGACGAGGATCTGTTCAGCCCGGTGCGGCGCGCGTTCCGGCGCCGCCTGATCTGGTTGTCGGTGAATCTGTGCACCGCCTTCCTCGCCGCCAGCGTGGTCGGCCAGTTCGAGGACTCCATCGCCCAGTTGGTGGCGCTGGCCGCGCTGATGCCGATCGTCGCCGGCATGGGCGGCAACGCCGGCACCCAGGTGCTGGCGCTGATGATCCGCGGCCTGGCCCTGGGACAGATCGGCGCGTCCAACGTCTGGACCCTGCTGCGCAAGGAGTTGTCGGTGGCCCTGATCAACGGCCTCTGCCTCGGCGTCGGCCTGGGCCTGATCGTGCTGCTGTGGTTCCGCCAGCCCGGCCTGTCGCTGGTGATCGGCACCGCGCTGACCATCAACCTGCTGACCGCCGCCGCCGGCGGCGTGCTGGTGCCGCTAACCCTCAAGCGCCTGGGCTTCGACCCGGCCCTGGCCGGCGGCGTGATCCTGACCACCCTGACCGACGTCATGGGCTTCCTCAGCTTCCTCGGCCTGGCGACGCTGATTCTGCTGCGCTGAGGCGACCGCGTTCGCCGCGACCGATTGCTGCGGCATCGCCGTTGGGCGACCCGTGCCGCGCCGATCTCGTCCTGCCGAAGCGCTCGCGCCGTCCTGCCTTCGTGCGATTCGAGGGCGACGCCCGCGCACACCGCTTCGCCGTCGCGGCTCGCGCCGCTCCTACAGGGCGGCACCGCTTCTTGTAGGAGCGGCGTGAGCTGCGACCGCCGAAGCGACACCCTTCCATGCCACCGTCAACGCTCCCGAAGCCATGGGAGTAGGAACGACGCAAGTCGCGACCGCGCCGCGTCGAACCGCCACGCACGCGGCATGAGCCGGCGCTGCGCCAGCCCGCCCCCTCCAAGCCGCGACCCACGTCCTTGAACGCGGCCGCGAAACGTGCCGATCATGCTTCCAGGCAAGTTCCGGAGCGCGCCGATAGCGCCGTGTCGGCTGCCTCCGTCCACGAGTGCCGCCATGCCCGATCTTCGCGAACACGGCTGTTTCCTGGAACGCGAACTGCCGCTCGCCGACGGCGCGCTGCATCGCTATCAGGTGTTCGTGCCCTCGCGCCGTGCCGGCGGCGAGCGGCCGCCGCTGATCCTGTTCCTGCACGGCTCCGGCGAACGCGGCGACGACAACCGGCGCCAGCTCGAGGTGGGCCTGGGCCCGGTGATCCGCGCCCGCATGGACGAGTTCCCGGCGATCGCGGTGTTTCCGCAAATGCACGCCGACCGCGACGACCCCGGCCACTACGCTTTCACCGCCCTGGCGATCCTCGAGCACGCTCAGGCCGAGTTCGCTCCCGATCCGCAACGCATCCTGCTGACCGGCCTGTCGATGGGCGGATTTCTCAGCTACGAGTTGGCGCTGATGCAGCCGGAGCGGTTCGCGGCGATCGCGCCGATCTGCGGCGGCTTCGACCCGCCGCATGGCTGGAACCCTCGCCGCATCGCCGCGCTCGGCGGCGTCACGACGCTGGACGATGCGGCGCGGCGGCTGGCGTCGACGCCGCTGTGGATCTTCCACGGCGCCCGCGACGACATCGTGCTGCCGGAACGCTCGCGCGAAATGATCGCGGCGCTGCGCCGCGCCGGCTCGAACGCCCGTTACACCGAGTTCGCCGACGTCGGCCACAACGCCTGGGATCGCGCCTATGCGATGGCCGAGCTGTGGGATTGGTTGTGGATGCGGCGGCGGGATTGGTGATTCGGGATTGGGGATTCGCAAAAGCGGATTCGGAATTGCGAACCCTATCCAGCGCAAGCTCACGCCACCGCGCCAGCGCTCAACCAATCCCGAATCCCGAATCCCCAATCCCGGCCACTCAGGCCTTCTTGACGAACTCGGTGCGCAGCACCAGGCCCTTGACCTTGTCGACGTTGCACTCGATCAGCTCTTCGTCGTCGGTCAGGCGGATGTTCTTGCACAAGGTGCCGCGCTTGAGCGTCACCGAAGTGCCCTTGACCTTGAGGTCCTTGATCACCAGTACCGAATCGCCGTCGGCGAGTGCCGTGCCGTTGCTGTCTTTCACGATCATTGCGCTCTCCTTCGAGCTAAAACGACGCGGCCGCGCAAAGCGCGGCCGCGACGGAAAAACGGTGCCGCGG is part of the Lysobacter firmicutimachus genome and encodes:
- the mgtE gene encoding magnesium transporter codes for the protein MAEAVRHDKTARQLRLLSDALDSGRLGPVRRLVNTLSPAEIGNLLESLPPGKRVVVWGLVDPEDDGEVLVHVGDEVRESLLADMDTDEIVAAVEDLDIDDLADLVEDLPDTVIDEVLKSMDRENRERLEQVLSYPEDTAGRLMNPDVVTVRADTTIEVVLRYLRLRGELPEHTDHLYVVSRRHQYLGRIALAALLTHEPGTPINKLVDDEQPAIDVGETAGEVARQFSDHDWISAPVVDDNNILLGRITIDDVVDIIREEAEHQALSAAGLDEDEDLFSPVRRAFRRRLIWLSVNLCTAFLAASVVGQFEDSIAQLVALAALMPIVAGMGGNAGTQVLALMIRGLALGQIGASNVWTLLRKELSVALINGLCLGVGLGLIVLLWFRQPGLSLVIGTALTINLLTAAAGGVLVPLTLKRLGFDPALAGGVILTTLTDVMGFLSFLGLATLILLR
- a CDS encoding prolyl oligopeptidase family serine peptidase; protein product: MPDLREHGCFLERELPLADGALHRYQVFVPSRRAGGERPPLILFLHGSGERGDDNRRQLEVGLGPVIRARMDEFPAIAVFPQMHADRDDPGHYAFTALAILEHAQAEFAPDPQRILLTGLSMGGFLSYELALMQPERFAAIAPICGGFDPPHGWNPRRIAALGGVTTLDDAARRLASTPLWIFHGARDDIVLPERSREMIAALRRAGSNARYTEFADVGHNAWDRAYAMAELWDWLWMRRRDW
- the ptsP gene encoding phosphoenolpyruvate--protein phosphotransferase, which codes for MRQEFQGHGASRGSALGRARVRLPHALEVAEERIAQHQVEAELGRLHAAIDSVRQEMHALRERLHGALAHEVGEFLDLHTLLLDDPELLQGLDELIRTGHYAADYALRLQRDRIASVFEAMDDAYFRSRVDDIDQVIGRIHAALHRRDHDTQGVAGEILVTDNVAPAELAQLQAQGVMAIVTAAGSALSHSAILARSLHLPLVVGAAQALLKINDGDALVVDGNTGAVILEPDAADLRAHRARVRELARERKQLHRLRREPTRTTDGVDIKLYANAESRDDVAEAHALGAAGVGLYRTEFLFLQRNELPDEDEQFRAYRDVVLGMTGRSVTIRTLDLGADKADKTGLALRDEPNPALGVRGVRLSMARDGLLETQLRAILRASGYGPVRVLVPMISCAEEIRTVRRLMQQVAADLRKQGHEVADKIPLGAMIEVPAAAIALPGFIHAVDFLSIGTNDLVQYLLAVDRNNEALGNLYTPLHPAVLRVIRDVIRLARARGKPVAVCGEMAGDAAFAPLLLALGLEEFSLHPATLLEVRRAIRGLHLDSLRKRAPALMRARDRAGIEAWLNA
- a CDS encoding PTS sugar transporter subunit IIA; translation: MSVGVLLITHTGIGSALVAVANRLLNPLPLRTEAFEVPFDADLDALLPQASAALRRVDDGDGVLVLTDLYGASPSNLAARVAHLGTPVRRVSALNLPMLLRVMNYAELELDQLPVIAAAGARNGVIQDDA
- a CDS encoding HPr family phosphocarrier protein, producing MIERELTVSNRLGLHARATAKLVQVLSAFRSNATLTAKGREVNAKSIMGVMLLAAGQGTPVKLRVEGEDEAHAADAVIALFDRRFDEDS